The segment GTTGCCGTCGTAGATCTTCACGGCCACATTGAGGTTGCCGGCCCGCACCTGGTTCAGCGCCATCCGCAGCTGCTTGACCGGGTCGGTGATGGATCGGACCAGCCGGGTGATCGCCAGCATGCCGAAGACCAGCGCGGCACCCGCCATCCAGAGGATCGCCCGCTGCAGTCCCTGGGCGTCGGTGTCGATGATCCGTGTCTGCTCCAGAATGATCAGCGCGATGATCACCAGCAGTGGCACCGCGACGGTCACCGACCAGAACACGGTGATGCGCGTGGCGATGCCGGGCGCATTGGAGTTGTCGGGGTCGTTGGCCATCGCCGCGACCGTGATCGGGCGCAGCACCTTCTCGGCCTGCATGAAGCTGAGCACGCCCGTCACCAGCGCACCGATGAGGCTGGCGATGAGGACGATGATGAAGTCCTTCACCGACTGCCGCAGGTTGATCGCGGCCAACAGGATGCCGCCCACCGTCCACAGTCCGAGATTCAAGGCCGTGAGCAGGGTCGGAAGGTTCAGCGCCCGTTTTCGGGCGGCTTCGTCGTCGAGCCTGGTGCGTCGGCGGTGCCAGATCAGCACCGGCATGCTCAACCGGATCGTCAGGTAGATGCCCACGATGATCGCGACGAGGAGGTACAGGCCGAACGCGAACTGGTTGAGGGCGTTGAACTCACTGAGGGAGATCGAGTCGACCCGGGGCATGCCGAACCGGAGGAACGCGAACGTGAACAGCGAACCGACGAGATTCGCGCGGAGCATGTCGAGGGCGAGGACGGGCCACGGCGTATGTGCCAGCCAGCGCATGGTGTGCGCTGTCCTGGACAAGCCCGACCGTCGTTTCACCATGTCATCCAAAGTAGCGGGCTGCTTGCAATTGTTAAACACCCCTTCAGATGTGACTTTTCTGAACTGGGCTTTAGTCTGGCTGATGTGACGTATGTCTTCAGCCGAATGATCGGACAGCGGGCGCTGATCGACGAACTCCAGGCGGCCGCGACGTCGGCTCGGGCCGTCGCAGCACGCCTCGACGAGGCTGACGACGGCGCCGTCTCGATGTTCGCCGACCAACCGGATGAGCACGTCGAGACCGCGGTGCGGGAGTCGATGACGCACGCCTGGCTCTTCACCGGGCCGCCCGGCAGCGGTCGATCGGTGGCCGCCACCTGCTTCGCCGCCGCACTGCAGTGCCAGTCGCCCGACACCGTGGGCTGCGGCGAGTGCCGGGCCTGCGCCACCGTCCTGTCCGGCACCCACGGCGACGTCCGGCACATCGTCCCCGAGGGACTCACCATCTCGGTTGCGCAGATCCGCGACATCGTTCAGCTGTCGGCGCGACGCCCGACGACGGGTCGCTGGCAGATCGTCGTCGTCGAAGACGCGGACCGGCTCACCGAGCAGGGCGCCAACGCCCTGCTGAAGGCCGTCGAGGAACCGCCCGAGCGGACCATCTTCCTGCTGTGCGCGCCGTCGGTGGCACCCGAGGACATCGCGATCACCCTCCGCTCGCGGTGCAGGCACGCCGGTCTCACGGCGCCCGCCGCGGACGACATCGCGCGCGTCCTGATCGAGCGGGACGGGATCGAACCGGACCGTGCGCAGTGGGCGGCGTCGGTGGCCGGCGGGCACGTCGGTCGTGCCAAGCGGCTAGCGACGGACCCGGCCTCGCGTGATCAGCGGGACCAGGCGCTCGGCCTCGCCCGGGCCGCCACCCGCGATGCGACCGCGTTCGCCGCCGCCGAGAAGCTCGTCAAGACGGCGGTCGACGTCGCCGCCCAGATCAGTGCCGAACGCGATGCCGCGGAGACCGAGGAACTGATGACGGCGCTCGGTGCCGGCGGTACCGGGAAGGGCACCGCACGACCGCCCCGCGGCACCGCGGGGGCCGTCAAGGAGTTGGAGAAGCGGCAGAAGTCTCGGCGCACCCGAACGATGCGCGACGTCCTCGACAGAGCGCTCGTGGACCTCGCCGCACTGTTCCGCGACGGACTCACCCTGGCGATGGGGGCACAGGTGACGCTGATGCATCCGGACAAGGCGTCGGACCTCACCGGACCGATGTCCAGGCATGCGTCCGCAGCGCAGTTGCTGCGGTGCATCGAAGCGGTTCTGGAGTGTCGCGACGCGCTGGAGAAGAACGTGAAGCCGAAGTTCGCGGTCGATGCGATGGTGGTCCGGATCGGGCGCGAACTGGACCACCGGTAGGGGCGACGGGGACCTGGAGAGCTCGGGAAACGAACTGTTTTCTCCGGTCCGGAGAAAATGTTCGGGTCGTTGACCTGCGGAGACATTCGGATTCCGTCGCCATCGCTTGGTCCGGCCCGCAGGCCCGCGTGGAATAGACGGCATGCGTACTTCGAATCTCACTTCGGCCCGGACCGGTCAGACCATCAAGCTCGCCATGCGCGTCGTGATGGCGACCGTGCTCTTCTACGCCGTGGCGGTGCTGTACGCCGGTACGGCCGGAGCGGCAGGCATGGACGTCTTCGTCCAGCCGATGATCGGTACCGCGGTGTTCGGGGGTGTTCTGGTGCTGCCGCTGGCCGCCGCGTGGGTCGTCAGTCGGCGTCTGACGGATTCGGGGAACGCGGGCTAGAGTCTGCCGGTGCGGTCGGCTCCGCGTCGTCGTGCTCCGACAGGGGATCGTCGCCGCCTGCGCCTTCGAGCACGGTCAGCTCGTTGTCGATGGCCGCTCGGACGGCATCGGCTGCGCCTTTGATCTTGTCGATGAAGCCGGACATGACGTCTCCTTCGATGGTGCCGAAAGTGACCTCACTATATGTCCGGGAACCGGTGGCCGCCCGGTAGTCCTACCCTTTCGTTGATGGGACTTCGAGAGGGCTGTGAATGAGTGAGCCAGGGGATGAGTGAGTCGGGGAAGGCCGCGACTCTCGGGTGGGTGTTCGTCGGAGGAATGGGCGGCACCGCACTGCGATGGGTCGCAGAGGAGACATGGCCCGCCCATGACGGGCAGTGGCCGTGGGGAACGTTCGTGGTGAACCTTGTCGGGGCATTCATCCTCGGCGCGCTGTTAGAGGGGTTGGCGCGACTGGGAGGCGATGTCGGGTGGCGGCGTCGAGTGCGACTGGCGGTGGGTACGGGATTCTGCGGAGCCTTGACCACCTACAGCGCATTCGCCCTGGAGATCAGCCTCCTGGGCCGCGGCGAGCACTACGGAATGGCGATCGGGTACGCGGTCGTCAGCGTCGCGGTCGGCGTGCTGCTTGCATTCTCGGGGGTGCAAGCAGCACGCCGACTGTTGCCGTTAGAGGGGGAGTCCGCATGATCTTCCTGCTGACGGTATTCGCCGGCGCCGTGGGTGCGGTGGCCCGATACCTGGTCGACGACGCCGCGAAACGTCGGTGGCCCGGTGTGTTCCCCGGACCGACGTTCGCGATCAACATCACCGGCTGTCTCACGATCGGATTCATCGCCGGACTCGTCCTGTTCGCGGGAGCCTCGCACGACTGGCTGATGGTCGTCGGGACCGGCTTCTGCGGCGGCTACACCACGTTCTCGACCGCTGCCGTCGAGACGATCCGCGACGGGGGCCGACGCGGCGTCGTCTACGGTGCGGGCACGCTGATCGGGTCTGTCGCGGCGTGCGCCCTCGGCCTGTGGCTGGGGTGGCTGGTGTAGTCGGCGGGCCGTCGAGCACAGAACTGACCGGATGGCCGCCCCGCCGTCCCGGACATCATCCTTTCGGCCGATCTCCGGGGCACCCGCCGCACGCGAAGCTGGTCGGCATGAACACCTCCCGATACCACTTCCTCGACATGCTCAGAGGCCTGGCGATCGCCGGGATCCTGCTGGTGAACGCTTACGACATCGTCCGGCTCGGCTCGGCCGTCACCGGGTCGCCCGCCGGGCGGGCGGCCCTCGACTACGGCGTCCAGTCGCGCTTCGTCCCGATCTTCGCTGTGCTCTTCGGCGTCAGCATGTGGCTCATCGTCGACGGTGCGCGACGTCGCGGCGACGCGGTGGGCGGAGCTCTGGTGCTGCGCATGATCGCGATCGGCGCCATCGGCGTCGCGCACTCGTTCTTCTATGACGGCGACATCCTGCGGGAGTACGCGATCGTCGGCCTCCTCGCG is part of the Gordonia phthalatica genome and harbors:
- a CDS encoding adenylate/guanylate cyclase domain-containing protein, translating into MVKRRSGLSRTAHTMRWLAHTPWPVLALDMLRANLVGSLFTFAFLRFGMPRVDSISLSEFNALNQFAFGLYLLVAIIVGIYLTIRLSMPVLIWHRRRTRLDDEAARKRALNLPTLLTALNLGLWTVGGILLAAINLRQSVKDFIIVLIASLIGALVTGVLSFMQAEKVLRPITVAAMANDPDNSNAPGIATRITVFWSVTVAVPLLVIIALIILEQTRIIDTDAQGLQRAILWMAGAALVFGMLAITRLVRSITDPVKQLRMALNQVRAGNLNVAVKIYDGNDLGLLQAGFNDMVADVRERQELRNLFGRYVGEDVARRAIETGTELGGEERYVGVLFVDIVGSTRLAVNRPPREVVELLNEFFKVVVDVVGRHGGFVNKFQGDAALAIFGAPLDQDDFSGAALAAARELRVELASRLGDVDMGIGVSAGKAVAGHIGAEQRLEYTVIGDPVNEAARLTELAKDEPTRVLGSARAVFLASDAEAAHWEIGEGVELRGRGIETLLARADLDVADLTPDAI
- a CDS encoding DNA polymerase III subunit delta' codes for the protein MTYVFSRMIGQRALIDELQAAATSARAVAARLDEADDGAVSMFADQPDEHVETAVRESMTHAWLFTGPPGSGRSVAATCFAAALQCQSPDTVGCGECRACATVLSGTHGDVRHIVPEGLTISVAQIRDIVQLSARRPTTGRWQIVVVEDADRLTEQGANALLKAVEEPPERTIFLLCAPSVAPEDIAITLRSRCRHAGLTAPAADDIARVLIERDGIEPDRAQWAASVAGGHVGRAKRLATDPASRDQRDQALGLARAATRDATAFAAAEKLVKTAVDVAAQISAERDAAETEELMTALGAGGTGKGTARPPRGTAGAVKELEKRQKSRRTRTMRDVLDRALVDLAALFRDGLTLAMGAQVTLMHPDKASDLTGPMSRHASAAQLLRCIEAVLECRDALEKNVKPKFAVDAMVVRIGRELDHR
- a CDS encoding fluoride efflux transporter FluC, translated to MSESGKAATLGWVFVGGMGGTALRWVAEETWPAHDGQWPWGTFVVNLVGAFILGALLEGLARLGGDVGWRRRVRLAVGTGFCGALTTYSAFALEISLLGRGEHYGMAIGYAVVSVAVGVLLAFSGVQAARRLLPLEGESA
- a CDS encoding fluoride efflux transporter FluC is translated as MIFLLTVFAGAVGAVARYLVDDAAKRRWPGVFPGPTFAINITGCLTIGFIAGLVLFAGASHDWLMVVGTGFCGGYTTFSTAAVETIRDGGRRGVVYGAGTLIGSVAACALGLWLGWLV